From Desulfuromonas soudanensis, the proteins below share one genomic window:
- the smpB gene encoding SsrA-binding protein SmpB yields MGIKLIASNKKAFHDYFIDDVFEAGLVLTGTEVKSLRLGKVNLKESFCRIKGNEVFINNMNISPYEQGNRENQDPTRVRKLLLHRSEIDKLIRKVDEKGLTIVPTKIYFKDSRVKLEIGVGKGKKLHDKRETLKGKQADREMARAVRDHSRD; encoded by the coding sequence ATGGGCATTAAACTCATCGCCAGCAACAAAAAGGCCTTTCACGACTATTTCATCGACGACGTCTTCGAGGCCGGTCTGGTCCTGACCGGAACCGAGGTCAAGTCGTTGCGCCTGGGGAAGGTTAATCTCAAGGAGTCCTTCTGCCGCATCAAGGGGAACGAGGTGTTCATCAACAACATGAACATCAGCCCCTACGAGCAGGGGAACCGCGAGAACCAGGACCCGACCCGGGTGCGCAAGCTCCTTTTGCACCGCAGCGAAATCGACAAGCTGATTCGCAAGGTCGACGAGAAGGGGCTGACCATTGTCCCGACCAAGATCTACTTCAAGGACAGCCGGGTCAAACTCGAGATCGGCGTCGGCAAGGGGAAGAAGCTGCACGACAAACGCGAGACCCTCAAGGGGAAACAGGCCGACCGGGAGATGGCCCGGGCCGTCCGCGATCACAGCCGGGACTAG
- a CDS encoding IS4 family transposase produces MNAGQTVFRQLLQFLPRHEFNLCARRYRGEYRAKSFTAFDQFLCLAYAQLSGRESLRDIETCLNSHREKLYHIGFRGAVSRSTLADANERRDWRIFQDFGQVLIGMAQQLYRDEPLAIELKQPLFAFDSTTIDLCLTLFPWAEFRTTKAAVKMHTLIDLRGIIPTFVAVTTGKVHDVKMLDEMPVTEEAIYTMDRGYVDFARLYAIHRQGAFFVVRAKDNLRYQRLYSLPKDKEAGVRADQVIALVTQKSKKGYPERLRRVSYVDKERNKRLVFLTNHFEIGATTVADIYKQRWQVELFFKWIKQHLRIKAFYGTSINAVKSQIWVALCIYLLVAIAKRQLSIKCTLYTFLQILEVNLFEKKPISSLVAEALKQIPDTQDYNQLNLFGY; encoded by the coding sequence ATGAACGCTGGCCAGACCGTTTTCAGACAGCTACTTCAGTTTCTCCCGCGTCACGAGTTCAACCTCTGTGCCCGACGGTATCGCGGCGAGTACCGGGCCAAAAGCTTTACTGCATTTGACCAGTTCCTGTGCCTGGCTTATGCCCAGCTATCGGGTCGCGAGAGCTTGAGGGATATCGAAACGTGCCTGAACTCTCATCGGGAGAAGCTCTACCACATCGGATTTCGTGGCGCTGTCTCCCGCTCCACCCTTGCCGACGCCAACGAGCGCCGGGATTGGCGCATTTTTCAGGATTTCGGCCAAGTCCTGATCGGCATGGCACAGCAGCTGTACCGGGATGAGCCCTTGGCCATCGAGTTGAAGCAGCCACTGTTCGCCTTTGACTCGACGACCATTGACCTCTGCCTCACCCTGTTTCCGTGGGCCGAGTTTCGCACGACCAAGGCAGCGGTCAAGATGCACACGCTCATTGACTTGCGCGGCATCATCCCCACGTTTGTGGCCGTGACAACCGGCAAAGTACATGACGTCAAGATGCTTGACGAAATGCCCGTCACCGAAGAGGCCATCTACACGATGGACCGCGGCTACGTAGATTTTGCCCGGCTCTATGCCATTCACCGACAGGGCGCCTTCTTCGTGGTGCGGGCCAAGGACAACCTACGCTACCAGCGGTTGTACTCTTTGCCCAAGGACAAGGAGGCCGGCGTCCGAGCCGACCAAGTGATTGCCTTGGTCACCCAGAAATCGAAAAAGGGTTACCCGGAGAGATTGCGCCGGGTCAGTTATGTTGATAAAGAGCGAAACAAGCGGCTTGTATTCCTCACCAACCACTTTGAAATTGGAGCCACAACGGTTGCAGACATCTATAAACAGCGCTGGCAAGTGGAGCTATTCTTCAAGTGGATCAAACAGCATCTACGAATAAAAGCGTTCTACGGGACTTCTATCAATGCGGTCAAGAGCCAGATATGGGTAGCTCTTTGCATATATCTACTTGTGGCGATCGCTAAAAGGCAGCTTAGCATCAAATGTACTCTCTACACTTTTTTGCAGATCCTGGAGGTCAATCTGTTCGAGAAAAAGCCCATTTCATCGTTGGTTGCGGAAGCGCTCAAGCAGATTCCAGACACCCAAGATTATAACCAGCTGAATTTATTCGGCTATTAA
- a CDS encoding protein kinase domain-containing protein — protein sequence MIADFLIESLLGAELNSRFINIKCLNYPPPSGQPKRGYFSIVFAAKDKQTGKDVVIKFMDPDSLANDYRINCFKREPRILKVIKDVPRCLQLVEELCRFNIMVNVPGSSPFKVPCDYFVTEYIENDIDEYFFSEESNSTLEKLVLFRQIVNSVEAIHRKHIFHRDLKPDNMRSRGVLENRIVYVIDFGTAARYDSAKILDEYGVGFHVGANMYSAPEAFLGFSGDREIAKYTDFYALGCILYELFNERMYFVELDKNPNFRLALNAMAYELNKYSSREEKIKSWNENINRIKRMVRYPHFQGGGCSAERSIIDMIINLQQRLCAFDFNNRLSDFESIRVVINKSISVIMNEKDQQRILARKDEIKRNKILKIQKKNEKLNRYLLHHRGLEC from the coding sequence ATGATTGCGGATTTCCTGATAGAAAGTTTGCTGGGTGCTGAGCTCAATAGCCGATTCATCAACATTAAATGTTTAAATTATCCCCCTCCTTCGGGCCAGCCGAAGAGAGGTTATTTTTCTATTGTGTTTGCGGCTAAGGATAAACAAACAGGCAAAGATGTTGTAATTAAATTTATGGACCCAGATTCACTTGCTAATGATTACCGGATTAACTGCTTTAAAAGAGAGCCTAGGATATTAAAAGTTATTAAAGATGTTCCAAGATGCCTTCAGTTGGTAGAAGAACTTTGTAGATTCAATATTATGGTAAATGTTCCTGGATCTTCTCCATTTAAAGTTCCTTGCGATTACTTTGTAACGGAGTATATAGAAAACGATATCGACGAATATTTTTTTTCAGAAGAAAGTAATTCAACGTTAGAAAAATTGGTCCTATTTAGGCAAATAGTTAACTCAGTTGAAGCAATACATAGAAAACATATTTTTCACAGAGATTTGAAGCCTGATAATATGCGGTCAAGAGGTGTTTTAGAAAATAGAATTGTATATGTTATAGATTTTGGTACTGCAGCTCGATATGATTCTGCAAAAATATTGGATGAATATGGTGTAGGGTTTCACGTAGGCGCCAATATGTATTCAGCACCGGAGGCATTTCTAGGGTTTTCTGGGGACAGGGAGATAGCAAAATATACTGATTTTTATGCATTGGGATGTATTTTGTACGAGTTGTTTAATGAGAGGATGTATTTTGTTGAGCTTGATAAAAATCCAAATTTTCGTTTGGCATTAAATGCAATGGCATATGAATTAAATAAATATTCCTCTCGTGAAGAAAAAATAAAATCTTGGAATGAAAATATTAACCGAATAAAAAGGATGGTGCGGTATCCACACTTCCAAGGGGGGGGGTGTAGTGCCGAGAGATCGATAATAGATATGATTATTAATTTACAACAAAGATTGTGTGCTTTTGATTTCAATAATAGACTTAGTGATTTTGAGTCAATTCGTGTCGTTATAAATAAATCAATTAGTGTTATTATGAATGAAAAAGATCAGCAAAGAATACTGGCTAGGAAAGATGAAATAAAAAGAAATAAAATTCTTAAAATACAAAAAAAGAATGAAAAACTGAATAGGTATTTACTGCATCATAGGGGGTTAGAATGTTAA
- a CDS encoding tetratricopeptide repeat protein, translated as MLIQQISSNRKEIQTKEREIEVVVGDDADMSFSFGFRSLTKLNNQTCSATTNFSVLEIASNDPFDFESIFSDEFEVVKKKYEKFKDSTSFIGKLSSLAFASGKSNVAIREIESIIQVKKSNNLKHQLSDIFLHDGRLGDAESVLEGIDESDILCNLKLAYLKFKNNNMELATNYLESALKIDPSDSRVQMFLGALYLSNGECEKAIRSFRIACETRKDSSSLHANLAVSHLTLGNVKKAIAELRRSIELNPLNENAIVLYSDLLFREKKYEACIPQLEFFVKFNESSEYGWERLARSYFYGKKYKKAKIALGKLTELSSEPSNLNNIGLVTWKLGDLKKSLSYLVNAVNYSLDKGKDISVPLLNLTILLNEIKHPSKVVDIVDDCIKSEGIKIKEEIFSEICIQYLIALESMSKYHKATEFIDKYVGSRFKDINNAIPIIVSKLYLSTAVNSNKDEFYKYSKHLAAIIIGEDINPDRKMMVVNNLMFGYLFFDDMSSAKILVNNIIPYLNKDPFCTATFGLYKMKRGEIEKGLEFYQSAISLTKNREFKTKIRQRMFLELGKIYLNRNDFKKAKESFQKAVKEKSGYKYAAEEGNIFLKLISDKGLT; from the coding sequence ATGTTAATCCAACAAATATCTTCAAATAGAAAAGAAATCCAGACAAAAGAAAGAGAAATAGAAGTTGTCGTAGGTGATGATGCGGATATGTCTTTTTCTTTTGGATTCAGGTCCTTGACTAAGTTGAATAATCAGACATGTTCAGCAACTACAAATTTTTCTGTCCTCGAAATCGCATCAAATGATCCCTTTGATTTTGAAAGTATATTTTCAGATGAATTTGAGGTGGTTAAGAAAAAATATGAAAAATTCAAAGATTCAACCTCATTCATAGGCAAGTTGTCGAGCCTAGCATTTGCATCCGGGAAGAGCAATGTCGCTATAAGAGAAATTGAAAGCATAATTCAAGTCAAAAAATCAAATAACTTAAAGCATCAATTGTCAGATATTTTTCTTCACGATGGTAGGTTGGGAGATGCTGAATCTGTGCTGGAAGGCATAGATGAATCGGACATTCTCTGTAATCTCAAATTAGCTTACTTGAAATTTAAAAATAACAATATGGAGCTTGCTACGAACTACCTAGAAAGCGCCCTAAAGATAGACCCTAGTGATTCCAGGGTTCAAATGTTTTTAGGTGCACTCTATTTAAGTAACGGTGAATGTGAGAAAGCTATAAGAAGTTTCAGGATTGCTTGTGAGACTAGGAAGGATTCTTCTTCTTTGCACGCTAATCTCGCGGTATCTCACCTTACTTTAGGTAATGTAAAAAAGGCAATTGCAGAATTAAGAAGATCGATTGAACTAAATCCACTTAACGAAAACGCTATTGTACTTTATTCAGATTTATTATTTAGGGAAAAGAAATATGAGGCTTGTATTCCACAATTAGAGTTTTTTGTAAAATTTAACGAAAGTTCTGAGTATGGTTGGGAAAGGTTGGCTCGATCATATTTTTATGGGAAAAAATACAAGAAGGCCAAGATTGCCTTGGGTAAACTCACCGAATTATCTTCTGAACCATCTAATTTAAATAATATAGGTTTAGTGACTTGGAAGTTGGGAGATCTGAAAAAATCTTTATCCTATTTAGTTAATGCTGTAAATTATTCTTTGGATAAAGGAAAGGATATCTCAGTTCCTCTTCTTAATTTGACTATTCTTCTAAATGAAATTAAACATCCATCTAAAGTTGTTGATATTGTTGATGATTGTATTAAAAGTGAAGGTATAAAAATTAAAGAAGAAATATTTTCTGAAATATGTATTCAATATTTAATAGCACTTGAATCAATGTCCAAATATCATAAGGCAACTGAGTTCATTGATAAATATGTGGGTTCACGATTTAAGGACATAAATAATGCCATTCCAATCATTGTGTCAAAGTTATATTTGTCAACTGCAGTCAATAGTAATAAAGATGAATTTTACAAATATTCAAAACACCTAGCCGCCATTATTATAGGTGAGGATATTAATCCTGATCGGAAAATGATGGTCGTAAATAACCTAATGTTTGGATATCTTTTTTTTGATGACATGTCATCTGCTAAAATTTTGGTAAATAATATTATTCCTTATTTAAATAAAGACCCTTTTTGTACGGCTACCTTTGGCCTATATAAAATGAAGAGGGGTGAAATTGAAAAGGGACTAGAATTTTACCAATCTGCTATTTCTCTTACTAAAAACAGAGAATTTAAGACTAAAATTAGACAACGAATGTTTTTGGAACTTGGTAAGATATACCTAAATAGAAATGACTTTAAAAAAGCTAAGGAATCTTTTCAAAAAGCAGTTAAAGAAAAAAGTGGATACAAATATGCTGCTGAAGAAGGTAACATATTTCTTAAACTCATTTCGGATAAAGGATTAACTTGA